A DNA window from Coffea arabica cultivar ET-39 chromosome 6c, Coffea Arabica ET-39 HiFi, whole genome shotgun sequence contains the following coding sequences:
- the LOC113692977 gene encoding APO protein 2, chloroplastic-like, which yields MAWGSVNSQFGTALLWHAKLKNVSPRLQLLENKPQRVLSSLDSLKLACSPVAPELRGRCPSENLGQCKAAVIRCDHPQNADLPRYYSKKEKKPFPVPIVELRRAARERFKNSKGQPRRPIPPPKNGLVVKSLTPLAYSVLNARITLINNLKKLLKVVPVQGCKWCNEIHVGQFGHPFRSCKGPTASIRKGEHEWGDAVIEDILVPIEAYHLYDRLQRRITHDERFSIPRIPALVELCIQAGVDLPGYPTKRRRKPIIRIGKSEFIDADESDLPDPETEAPMPRILTEIPDGEINSPSSAEEIAVLAEETLQAWEKMRKGAKRLMKMYPVRVCGYCPEVHVGPSGHKAQVCGAYKHQQRNGQHGWQTAVLDDLIPPRYVWHVPDVNKPLARELRNFYGQAPAVVEICIQAGAAVPEHYKPTMRLDIGIPKDAKEAEMVV from the exons ATGGCTTGGGGGAGTGTAAACTCCCAGTTTGGAACTGCACTTTTGTGGCATGCTAAACTGAAGAATGTTTCTCCAAGATTACAACTTTTGGAAAATAAACCTCAGCGGGTTCTCAGTTCACTTGATTCCCTGAAG CTTGCCTGCAGTCCAGTTGCCCCCGAGTTAAGAGGTAGATGCCCATCTGAGAACCTGGGTCAATGCAAAGCCGCGGTGATCAGATGTGATCATCCTCAAAATGCTGATCTACCTCGCTACTATtcaaagaaggagaagaagccCTTCCCTGTTCCAATAGTTGAGTTGAGGAGAGCTGCCAGGGAAAGGTTCAAGAACAGCAAAGGCCAACCAAGAAGACCAATTCCCCCTCCGAAAAATGGCTTGGTTGTTAAGAGCCTAACTCCCCTTGCTTACAGTGTGCTAAATGCAAGAATAACGTTGATTAACAATCTCAAGAAGTTGTTGAAAGTGGTGCCCGTTCAAGGTTGCAA GTGGTGCAATGAAATTCATGTGGGACAGTTTGGTCATCCATTCAGATCATGCAAAGGACCAACAGCCTCAATTCGTAAGGGAGAGCATGAGTGGGGAGATGCAGTAATTGAAGATATACTGGTGCCAATTGAAGCATACCACCTCTATGATCGTCTGCAAAGGCGTATCACACACGATGAGAGATTCTCGATCCCCAGAATCCCTGCACTAGTGGAGCTCTGCATTCAGGCAGGGGTTGATTTGCCTGGATATCCTACAAAACGAAGAAGAAAACCAATCATACGAATTGGGAAAAGTGAGTTCATTGATGCAGATGAAAGTGACTTGCCAGACCCTGAGACAGAAGCTCCCATGCCACGAATATTGACTGAAATACCTGATGGAGAAATTAATTCCCCTTCTAGTGCAGAAGAAATTGCTGTGCTGGCTGAGGAAACACTTCAAGCATGGGAAAAAATGAGGAAAGGGGCCAAGAGGCTGATGAAGATGTATCCTGTGAGGGTTTGTGGATATTGTCCAGAAGTGCATGTGGGTCCTAGCGGACACAAGGCCCAAGTTTGTGGAGCTTACAAGCATCAGCAACGTAATGGGCAGCATGGATGGCAGACAGCTGTTCTTGATGACTTGATACCTCCAAGATATGTGTGGCATGTTCCTGACGTCAATAAGCCTCTAGCACGAGAGCTTAGAAATTTCTATGGTCAAGCCCCTGCTGTTGTAGAAATATGCATACAGGCTGGTGCTGCTGTGCCTGAACACTACAAACCCACGATGAGGTTGGATATTGGAATTCCTAAAGACGCTAAAGAAGCTGAAATGGTGGTTTGA